Below is a window of Lytechinus variegatus isolate NC3 chromosome 4, Lvar_3.0, whole genome shotgun sequence DNA.
TTGGCAGTGGGTATTACAGGTATATTATTCTGTATCGATTTGAGATTATGAGGGAAAGTATTATTGAAGAGGCCTATTGTATCAAACAATGAACATCGCAGGTAGCAACAAGAAAATTCTGTTTACACTTCTTAACTACGAGCAGTTTGTCACTCTCTGGTTGGCACAGACATGACAGATAGGCGGATGGGGGGTGGGATGTCAATCAAATTAATTGATCACGAATTGTTCTTAAAAGATATTTAAAATAAAGGACAGAATGATTTTGTGGTATATTTGCTAATCATGCCGTACATAAACACCGTGCCTTCGACATCAAAATAATTCCCTTATGTTCATCTAATTATGTGACTGTCTCAAAAAACAATCTATGTTTGTagtatgtatataatatatggcagaaagaagctgctgaaaactgcttatctaataaaagagagccaatggagtaaattagagagtcaaaagctTTCGACCCTAtatagcagaatcttcgtcggaggcaaaatgacaaacatataaagagGAACAACCATAATAGACGTGTAGACCACAGACATGCAACGgtgtataatatttcatataattttgatatagaACCACGATATAATGTTTCCCCTTTATTTAACGCACTTTGTATCTTATCAAAAGTCGCTTTACACCTGTAAATGAAATTCGTCATCATTGTTCCTATCATCCATTTTGAAAGTGTAATAGTactcatataatgaaatatcatatacgCATGTAAGAACACAAAATAAACTTAATCCAAACAAGATAGCGGACTGTAATAGAAATGTCTTATCAAAAGAAAGAACATAAATAGTTTTATACTTTTTAAAGACTGAAGTCAGCAATTTAGCATAATCACGCAGAAATGCACGACTATGAATGTATCAATTAAGCACTGCATGGCTTTGCAATATTAGATCGGTTTCATGCTCTAGATGTTGCTCCCGGCAACAGTATCTAGGGGGTTATATGAACACagacgaccccccccccccatgcaccATTATTCAAACAAGACAAGGTAACAACAAAACAATCATCGATATTAGATTCGCAACCACTAATGGCAACCTAACGATGCGAACTTTATAGGCAATACCGACGGACATAAAGTGTTCGCTCGAGCTCATCGACTCATCGTCATTGGTCAATTATTTGTTTATGGTCAAGCCGCATAGCAACGGCTAAGGTGTATAAATGAACGTCGGGGAGCGAAGTCGCCATATTCAGATTTTGCTCAAGACACATCGCACGTCGAAGGCATTTCGTGAATTTGCGACTTttaagtcaatattttttttcgtttaaaTACTTCATAACTCAAGAACTTCAACATGGTATGtgtatttcatttatgttttttaaCGTCGGTTAATGATTGTAATCATTGTGCCAACCTGTTGCTTTTttagatgaatatttttttttactggttctGGTTACTATTCTACAAAATTGAAATCGTTGTGACTACTAGATACTAGTTTTTGTAAACTTTATAATCAATATATACAACTTGTCAACTTTAGTAAGGAAATTCCCCAAACCGTAcggaatttgaaaaaaatagtgacATTGTATATTCAAAAAGCGGCCTACTATCTTTGGCAAAAACTATTGCCTTACAGTTATCAACCACCTTTGATATCTTTGACATTGTATAATGTCTATAATAGAATactttataaaattttaaatataaatatcttcatcaAAATTGTATATCTTATGTCTAAATTAAAGTCATTTTCTCTCATTATTTTAGCGTGAATGTATCTCTATCCACGTCGGCCAAGCCGGAGTCCAGATCGGTAATGCCTGCTGGGAGTTGTACTGCCTTGAGCACGGCATCCAGCCTGATGGTCAGATGCCCTCAGACAAGACCATTGGAGGTGGTGATGACTCCTTCAACACCTTCTTCAGTGAGACTGGGGCTGGCAAGCACGTCCCCCGTGCCGTCTTCGTCGATCTCGAGCCAACCGTAGTCGGTAAGCATTAAGTTATATTCGTTTCCACTTGATAGGGACCGTAAAGAATGAAGACGctcattacaaatatatatatatatcgatgATTTACCAATTCATAAAAGTTTTTTAGATTTTCATGTTATGTATACGTATCATTAATATCTGAAGGTTTTGTGTATACATAaagatattaacaaaatattaatgacaaaacACATCTTGACTTATTCATAATCAGTAATCATGGGAACAGTAAAGTAGTATaaactgtatttttcaatttatcGTTTATCTatccaaaatatcattttctcctgtattttattgcatttaagtaatgatttttttctatgttattttCTCTTCTACAGATGAGGTCCGTACCGGAACCTACCGTCAGCTCTTCCACCCTGAGCAGCTGATCACCGGCAAGGAGGATGCTGCCAACAACTACGCCCGTGGTCACTACACCGTCGGAAAGGAACTCATCGATATCGTCCTCGACAGGATCAGGAAGTTGGCTGACCAGTGCACAGGTCTTCAGGGATTCCTCATCTTCCACAGCTTCGGTGGTGGCACCGGCTCTGGCTTCACCTCCCTGCTCATGGAGCGTCTGTCTGTTGATTACGGAAAGAAGTCCAAGCTCGAGTTCGCCATCTACCCCGCTCCTCAGATCTCCACCGCTGTCGTCGAGCCCTACAACTCCATCCTGACCACCCATACCACCCTCGAGCATTCCGACTGTGCCTTCATGGTCGACAACGAAGCCATTTACGATATCTGCCGTCGCAACCTTGACATCGAGCGTCCCACCTACACCAACTTGAACCGTCTCATCGGACAGATTGTCTCCTCCATCACCGCATCTCTCCGATTCGATGGTGCCCTCAACGTCGATCTTACCGAGTTCCAGACCAACTTGGTGCCCTACCCACGTATCCATTTCCCTCTTGCAGTCTATGCCCCAGTCATCTCTGCCGAGAAGGCCTACCATGAGCAGCTGACTGTTGCCGAGATCACCAACGCCTGCTTCGAGCCTGCCAACCAGATGGTGAAGTGCGATCCCCGTCATGGCAAGTACATGGCCTGCTGTCTCCTTTACCGTGGTGATGTCGTCCCCAAGGATGTCAACGCTGCCATCGCTACAATCAAGACCAAGCGTACCATCCAGTTCGTCGACTGGTGTCCAACTGGTTTCAAGGTCGGTATCAACTACCAACCACCCACCGTCGTTCCCGGTGGTGATCTTGCCAAGGTCCAGCGTGCCGTCTGCATGTTGAGCAACACCACCGCCATCGCCGAGGCATGGGCTCGTCTTGACCACAAGTTCGATCTGATGTACGCCAAGCGTGCTTTCGTCCATTGGTACGTCGGAGAGGGTATGGAGGAAGGAGAATTCTCCGAGGCTCGTGAGGATTTGGCCGCTCTCGAGAAGGACTACGAAGAAGTCGGAACCGACTCCGTCGATGCagagggagaggaggaggaaggtGAAGAATATTAGACAGGTTCTGACACTCCTGACGTCTATCGACATTACGAACTGAAATGACCGGTTACTTTCtagcaataatgataaaaatatttgttctgAACTCTATATAATTTTGGACTTTACCCAGTATCAGATAAAGAGAAGATCTATGCcacattatttcaaataaacatgtctctgaacataatatttttaaagaaattactCATGCtttctttccattatttttgcAGCATCACAGGTTAAGATGATGTTTGGTCTGCGGGTGATATAGAGGAGAATTGTAATGGATGTGATTGAACCAGGCTGAGATTGGATTTCATTGTGATTATGTTAGTGATGTTTTagtgatgtttatgatgatgctgatgatgattgtgatgatgatgatggtgatgatgatggtgatgatggtgatgatgatgatggtgatgatgatgatggtgatgatgatgatggtggtggtggtggtgatgataatggtgatgttgttgatggtgatgataatgatggtgatgatgatgatgatgctaatggtgacgttgatgatgatgatggtgataatgatgataatgatgatgggaatgatgatggtggtggtgatgatgataatgatgatggtgatgttgatgatgatggtgatcatgttgatgatggtgatgatgatgtggtgatggtggtggtagtgatgatgatgtggtggtgaggatgatggtgatggaggTGGTGGTAGCAGCGACTGATAGCGGATTGACACCTAAAGTCCCCCgaaaggttatcacccaaatCACACTCCCATtgacattttctattttttttccaaaatatgaatattttagcCTCCAGGGGCGTTCCTTCAATGCCCCGCTTTTAGAGGACAAAATATGGCATTTTGGAAATAGACCATAAGATGACTTTGTGAACTGGATGaatatgatgacgatgatgatgataatgatgatggtgatgttgatgatgatgatagtgatcatgttgttgttgatgatgatgttgatgatatataaatattgaattattatcattatcattataaaaattatatttttcaggAGATTTAGGTATATGAGCGTCTCTTATATTTAAtcattccatttaaaaaaaatatagactgtaataattgattaacctgTATAGATATAGTGATAAATAATAGTTGGTTTTTGTACATAGCAAGGTCAGTGCTGGGCAAACTTCaaccaatctttttttttt
It encodes the following:
- the LOC121413394 gene encoding tubulin alpha-1 chain-like, which gives rise to MRECISIHVGQAGVQIGNACWELYCLEHGIQPDGQMPSDKTIGGGDDSFNTFFSETGAGKHVPRAVFVDLEPTVVDEVRTGTYRQLFHPEQLITGKEDAANNYARGHYTVGKELIDIVLDRIRKLADQCTGLQGFLIFHSFGGGTGSGFTSLLMERLSVDYGKKSKLEFAIYPAPQISTAVVEPYNSILTTHTTLEHSDCAFMVDNEAIYDICRRNLDIERPTYTNLNRLIGQIVSSITASLRFDGALNVDLTEFQTNLVPYPRIHFPLAVYAPVISAEKAYHEQLTVAEITNACFEPANQMVKCDPRHGKYMACCLLYRGDVVPKDVNAAIATIKTKRTIQFVDWCPTGFKVGINYQPPTVVPGGDLAKVQRAVCMLSNTTAIAEAWARLDHKFDLMYAKRAFVHWYVGEGMEEGEFSEAREDLAALEKDYEEVGTDSVDAEGEEEEGEEY